AGATATTCACACACTTGAACCGTGCTGCCTCTCAACAGTCATTCAGAAGCACAATGTCTCCTGAATGGTTCACAGACTTTATaagaacatacagtaagttTGATCATCTTTAATTTTGCATGGACGTATCACATAATGAAGTGTcatgtggaaataaaaatacattttacgAGTGTTTCAGTTGTtgaaaattgattgattaaacaTAACCCGAatcatctctttatttcatGTAGTTTCTGTCCACTAGGGGTCAGATTGAGCCAGGAACAGACTGTGTAATGTAGTGGACATTTATGGCTGTGGTAAATAATTTCAACCATTTGGACTCATGCTGTGGTTTACTCTTATTCAACTTTTTTCTATCAGAGAAGGCGCCACACCAAAAAAGAAACCCTCTGATCTACCAGGTTATGAACAAAGAGCAGCTCATGACATCAactaatatattgtatattaaaatTAACATGTAAGTTGCAGTGAGTCTGTACCATTTCCCTCACACTGAAGGTGAATAAGATATAATATTTGTGattctattatttatttgatcttGCTGTTTAACTTCCTCCCCAAAAAGCCTTTTCTGTGGGATCTTGTCAGAACAGATCACTCCTCATACTGCTTTAGACCCACAGTACAGGCACAGATTGATAGTCCATTTGATTGTAATCATTAtgcatcattttgtttattggTTATGTGATACATTGGCATACGTGTGTTTGTTATAATGGGATTATACAATGGCTTGGCTGAATACTCAATTCTGATTGGTCCAATGGTGGGCACTGATGCTCAGTAAAGGGACATCTCGACCTTTTAACAGTTCTAATATCAAGCAAACTAAATAACAGGTAAATTACATTAGCTAGCTAGTTAAAATTATGTCTAGCCAGTATTACTCAGGGTTACCAGATGAAGAAAATTATCGTTACTTGGCCAAACTCaaatgtaccaaaaaaaaaaaaaaagccttctaATCTATGACCATGTAAAAAGAAGTGCCCACGGGTGAAAAAGGACCCATTTCTGATAACTATCTGGTGCTTGCTGGATCTAAAGACCAGACtgagcaaaaacacacagaccaAAACGTTTCTTATTAAGGGTTTATTGAAACTTAACATTGCAGATTTATTATTAACTTCTGATTGATATGGATTTGAATGACTACATATGTATATACCAGCATTTCATACAAGAATAAAATTTTGATATATGTTACATCACTGTAGACACATTAACCAGTGGTGAAGAGGTTAATGAATCAATAGTGGGCCTCTGCATTGATgcagtaaaagataaaaatccAAAATACATCAAACAAGACAATGCTATAATAAATCATAATGGAATTACCACATTAATCATATCCTGATGGAAACAAGTTTACGCTGTACTTtaccactgaatatgtgcattTCTTATCATGAATGACAGTGAAtctattcatttaaaaattgatcagtttgttttgtttttatgtgtctaATCCATCAATATCCTGTTATTGACTGCTGTGCCAGTGTTGTAGTATCAATACTTTGTCTGGTGTGTATTCGCGCAGTGGGCATTAGATATAGAAATTGATTTAATAAGTATTATTGGAAATACTTAGTCAGATGTTGATCATTAAAAAATAGATCAggcagtttgattgacaggacagATGATCAGAGGGGCGGAGTTTTTACCACCATCATTCAGACAGGGACTGAAGTATGGgtagagtttctcagtgaaggagcagccagtaaaggagtagataagagctgcagcatctacgtcataaaaggagaccagaccctcctcataatccacaaacacccccaccttctgAGGCTGAGACTTCAGAGAGAGATCAATTAAAACACCAGTAAGAGCTTCGTACACACTGGCATTTCTTAACCATATACACCAGTAACCATTCTGAGGGCTCAGTGGGATTTCTCCCTTCCTGTTGATCGACTCTCTGGCCACTCCTAAAGTCCAGTCAGTCTTCCCTTTAACCTGAACCTCAAAGTAAAATCTGCCTGAAGAGAAACTCTGCTTTcctaaaacatttgcataacGTGTAAATCTCTTTGGGTTGTCTGGGAGATTCTTCTTCGCATCACCATGATTTACTTTCTTTCCATCACCAGACAAGATGAGTTTAGGATGTGCTGTATCAGGATCAagagtcacatccactgcatactgctggaccctcttcagctcagcctcAGTGAACAGCTTCCTCATCTCTTTGCTGAGCGTCTTGTCCACCTGAGCCACAGCTTTCACCACAGTCCCCTCATATGATGGTGGACGGACGCTgacctctgtccagtctttggtggGTAGAGCAGCTTTCAGGGATGGGATgttttggaggaggtggaggtggtcttcagagcgtgagagctgcttcacctcagagcttctcttcatcagcttagagatttcctgttccagctctttgatgaagacgtcagcctgtttctctgtcgttttctgcctctctttgATTGTTTTGACAATTTCCTCGCCTCTCTTAATAGACTCCTTCAGAACATTGAAGACCCGAACACCTTCTgctatctctctgtctgcatccTTCTTACTGAGGTCAACCGAGTGTTTGATCTCTTGAATCTTCAGTCGtctcttctggatcatctgctgaatttcagcctctgtcttccccagctctgccttctttccttcatattcttctttcaGAGGAACAAACTCATGTGTCTTGTGGTCTAAAACAAAGCAGAGCATGCAGACACATGTCTGGTCGGTCTTACAGAACAGCTCCAGAGGTTTATCGTGCTTCATACACATCCTGTCTTCCAGGTTCTCCACAGGGTCCATCAGCTCATGTCTTTTCAGACGAGAAGCTGTCAGATGAggctccaggtgagtctcacagtaggaggccagacacaccagacaggacttcagggccttcagtttggttccagTACAAATGTCACAGGGAACTTCCCctggtttggcagcttgttgctctgagctgctgctgctggcttcCTGTCGAGATTCCTGTCTGAACTGAGAAACCATCCCAGAGAGCAAAGTATTGACATGCAGCTCAGGTCTTGTGATAAAAACTTCCTTACAGATGGGACACAGGTACTGGTCATTACTGTTCCAGTGttcagtgatgcagtttttacagaagttgtgtccacatgatgtggtgactggatcagtgaacacatccagacagatggagcacagaaactgatcttcagaTCGCAGACAGCTGGCAGTAGACATATCTACACACTGAGAGGAAAAGGTaaattgtaaaaattaaaaatgttattaaagaATTCTTCATAATTGGTTTATAAATATCACATGAAAGATACCAGGCACCAACAACAGGAAGGAGGGCAGAAAGAAAACTGGCAAAGCAGATAATGTTATGAACCCTTAAGAGACAACACCCATCTTACattgtgtgaaagaaaagaaagaatatttatttacagaagGTTTGATTATTCATTGTGTGATTACTGGAATATAAAGTTTagcaaatttgaatttcacttaaCTGAACTGTCGTTTTGACAAGAGtcattatgaaatgaaaagactTAAATTTAGTTTCTGAGTAAAGCTGAAGTCTTGCGTGAAAACCTGCCGAAACACGTGTCTTGACTGCAGCTTTATGTTACTCTGACAAACAGTTTAATCTGAAGAGTATGACACTGAACCTGTCCTGTATTTCCAGTTCTGCCTTATCTCATACTCCAGTTCTATTGCTTGGACGCGATTATAGTGACATGCATTTGACACAAGATGTGTGGCACTGTTTACAGACTGACATCAATCCCTTTACAATCCTTTACAAACCTTTACAACTCTGTAACAATCATACTGTCAGTCCAAAGTTCAGCTCATGAGCTCAAGCGTGTACTTGTCTGTGTTGAACTGTAAGTTTTGTGTTAATGCTGGTTGTTGAAACAGTAAATATTATCAGCTGTACTCACCAGTGTTTGAGTCAGTTGTTGAGAAAGAACTGAAGAACTCAATTTAATTTTTcttcagacagaaacagagacaatTGTGTCGACTGCAGCTCCTCTGTGTTAACTCTCTTCTCTCCTGTAGTTGTTGCTGAATCAGATGAGGAAGTTTAGAGGTGTGTGCAGTCTGTTCATgcatgtataaagagaactgaatACAGGAAGAGTTCTGGGCTTTGAAGTCAATTTGAtatagtggccaaaccgtgtCATTACAAAATCAcgtgatgctattgggcccaaaaagacttattccaatagacttacattgtgaaagagacatctgtaaatcagcagatacatttttttgagtgtcacaacccccacaaaatgactcatttcactatcagaatttgatccattcagtccgatcAAATTTTGATagcctagaagagccacacagttgaatcattttatccccattcaagttagccggagggctaaaccagaagttagcATGCTCCGTGGGGTCACTGgggccactgagcaactttcatggGAATGAATGGGGCCCTGCCTCCGATGCTGTATCCAATTTCTTTAAACATCCATGAGTCTGTCCCTGCCTTAAACAAACTGTCCTCCTGATGTGTGCTGTTATACTGACCTCTGCTGGACACAGGGGGGAAACACATACAACTTGTGTAAACCTCAGTGACTTTGATAGGAAGACTGatagcaaaataaaacaccGCCACAAACAGGAAATTTATTGTGCTGTCATCTGACTTTGGGCACATTTGTTTTAAAGCTTAAACATATTCATCATTCATTAAGAACAATATCTCcattatattataataacacTGGTGTAGAATATTGAGGCATACATTGAGAAATTAGTTCATTAGTTCTTGTTTTGAGGGGCTTCTTCTCCTGTTGGACCATTATCTTTATGCAAGTTTTaacataataacaatataacataatctaatttgttttcttattaAACATTAGCAGGGTTAAAATATTACAGGACAAACAGTGAGCTGAACTTTGAACTGTTGTTTCTTTATGACTCTAAGATATAGTCTTTTTTCACATAATTATTACTGAGATGatattttgtttcatgtatttgcacataaataaaaaagacagtaaatatttaaaaagttttaacatTGTGCAGGAGAGGTCGGAAGCCAAAAATGGCTTGTGAAGATACCTTACCTATATAAATATCAATCATcatacttaaaaaaataaaaactgtaaatccGAGCCTGGAATAAAGACATTATTCTTCAGCTTTGCTCTGCCTACGGTCTCCTGGATTTGGGTCCACTTGCTCTGCTCCATATAATAAAAAAtttttataaatgcagttgcaagaacaatagCCTAATTTTCACTCATATCTCAAGATGTTGATGATTTGAGCAAGAACTTATTTTAATAGTAATTATAACTATAATAACTAACTTGAATTATCTGTTAACACCCCctgttctttcatctgtttctatctgtggatatcttttattttttcattttttttatacgattttatttagatttctcaatatataaaatacacacTTCTcacaccaacaaaacaaaaaccctcAATCTTAAtgacaaagtaaaacaaaaaaaacaaaacaaaacataacataatacaacacacatttaccccacacatcaaacaaacaagctCAATCTCAGTATCTTCATATCTGATCAActtaaatgaaatatgttaaatataaaagaacatacacatacattatatataacTGGAATACCATTCCTCTCTATGGAGTACCCTATCTATCCTTCACCAACTGAATCTTCAACAACATGATCCTCTTGATTCTGACCACTCGATTGTTATGTTCTAGGTGGCATTATTGTCCACCTGTCCTACATTCtagcaaaaaaagaaatactagAAAAAGccaaaaccaaataaaaaccaaagaaCCTGAAACCAGGTTTAAGTATGAAGgccatgtttttttatgtagcCTATTCAATGCTTGTAATACTTCTCCCCATATGATTTCAAATTGGGCTCATTTGTTCATTTCGGTGACTATTGTCTTTTCCATGTTCAAATAgtaacacatttctttttttccagtgtagTAGTGTAGGAGGGTATATACATTTCCAGTGTTTAAGTATCAGTTTTTGTGGAACCAAGATTTAAAGAGAAACGATATTAATTTAAGATGGAGGGAATGTTGGAATTTAATGAGAGATATTACAGCCAATGAAAATTTGCATTTAGTCCaatttaaaataatgtgcagAACCTACTGTACAAGAAATAAAGTCTTACAGCTTTTTTGGGACTGTAGCAAAAATTCAGAAGATTTGGTTTGATATAGAACATTGGTTATCGGAGGTATTGGggtgaaatttaattttaatccaTCAATTTGTATATTTCAAGATATGTTACAGGATACAGTGAGGTATCCGCAGAGTTggattattcttttttcatcaattgtattaaagaaaaatgtcttgtttttctagGACTCACTCTgtgttgagtgttttgtcagagtgattgttatttggggtgctttaaTTACGCGCTCTCCCTGATGCCTCTCAGCGCATGAAGTACAAAAGAATCACAcaataaaaggacatttaaatacaatcaaaaacatcattaaagagCTacaagaacagaaaacaaaaacaagataaaatagacaggtataaaatacaagaataaaagttacagtgcagtgtaataaatgaataattatttgataaaaggcagtggcaaacagaaaagtcttcatcTTTGATTTAAAAGACCTGcaagttgcagcagacctgcagttttctgtgagtttgttccagatatgtggagcataaaaactgaacgctgcttctccatgtttagttttgactctgggaacagaaagcagacctgatccagaccacttcagaggtctggatggttcataatgtagcagaagatcagaaatgtattttggttcTAAATCATTCAGTGCTtcataaaccaacagcagtattttaaaatcaattctgtggtgatatgatccactttcttggtcttagtgaggactctTCTGAAtaagctgcagctgtctgatagggagacctgtgaggacaccattacagtagtcaagtctacaggagataaatgcatggacaaatttgaccaaatcctgctgagacataagtactttaattcttgatatataCTTCAGGTGATACGCTGACTTtataattgtcttaatgtggctgttgaaattcaggtctgagtccatgactacaccaagatttctggcttagtttgtggtttttaacattattgttTGAAGCTGAgccttggctccaaaaacaattacttcagttttgtctttgtttaatgaagaaaattctggcacattcaatcgttgatttgttcaacgcacttactcagtgcttgtaatGGGCCTTCTGAGGCTGAGACTTCAGAGAGAAATCAAATGGAGGGTTATTACAAGCTCTGtactcatttccatttctcaaCCACATAGTCAAGTAAACATTCTGAGGTTTCAGTGTGACTACTCCCaggcagtttttcctttaaccTGAACCAAACAAAGTAAAATCTGCCTGAAGAGAAACTCTGCTTTCCTAAAACACTTGCATAACGTGTAAATCTCTTTGGGTTGTATGGGAAATTCTTCTTCACATCACCACTGTCTACTTGTTTCCCATCATCAAACAGGATGCGATGAGGATGTGCTGTATCAGGATCAagagtcacatccactgcatactgctggaccctcttcagctcagcctcagacagcttcttcatctctttactgagcGTCTCCTCTAGTTGAGTCACAGCTCTCACCACTGTCCCCTCATATGATGGTGGATGGACGCTgacctctgtccagtctttggtgCGTGGAGCAGCTTTCAGGGACGGGAagttttggaggaggtggaggtggtcttcAGAGCGTGAGAACTTCTCTTCATCAGCTCAAAGATTTCCTGTTCCAGCTCTTTCAGCCTGTTTCTATAAAGTTTAGcacatttgaatttcacttaACTGACCTGTCCTTTTGACAAGAGtcattatgaaatgaaaagagtttaaaaacatatctgagttgaagttttgtttaaaaacctgctgaaatacagtaaatgttttcttcttgtacTCACCAGTGTTTGCAAAGATTCTGACAGCTTGTTGAGAAAGATCTTTGAACTCAGGTAAAGTTTTCTAAAGACAGTGTTGGGCCTTGGCTACAAGTTCGGCTaacagcaataattaataattatcaaacacacacacacatacacaagggTGGACTGTGTTGTTATCTAGGATCATGAGAAGTGAGCTTTGGGGCTCTTGTGCCCTAGGTTTTTAACTTGGGGCTAAGCGCTGTAATGCTCTGTGTagccagagggagagagacattcAGAGTTGCTGTCACTGTCTGATGGATAGTGACCATGTTTTGAACTGTGGTCAGAGATGCTGCAGTCATCGTCCGATCTGTCCACTGTCTGGTCACACTTCTGGGCCAGAATCTCTGCGTATGGCCTTCTACTGCTTCTATTATGTGAATGCCTATCTTGATGCAGTTGGTGGACATGGCGGTTGCACTCAGTGTCCCTATGCTGCATTTTGTCACCTCCCTTTGGACAGTTGTGAGGGTGATCTTTTGAGGCAACAGGCTAACTCTGGTTCTTGGCTCATGTGCTTGTTAAATCAACCAGCAGACTGGTGTGGTAGCAGCTGGCACTAGATAACTTAGTTACTCAGTCTTAGGCAGGCTTTCAcgtcttctgccgtaaagaaaagagtttgtgtctgtatgtgtctgctgtgagcaggccacacgagagagcagagagagcagagagctgggCAGCAGGGCTGCTCCCACGGCAGATGTGaggggaaagaaagaagagaagaggggaacCTCTAGTTTTGTTAACCTGGGTCCATGGGTGGAGGTCATGCTTGGGTGTGAACAACCAATGCCTGGAGAAAGTTTCTTGAGGACTCCCTTTGTTCcttggagtcttgaaacatgtggtcgGCTGGTGAGACccaacaacagaaacacagagacatgTCTTGACTGCAGTTTTGTGTCACTCTGACAAATTTTTAGTTTAATCTGAAGATGCCTgtttggtggtggtggagatGAAATGGGAGTTTCCAGTCATGTCCCACataatatgatgatgatttggATATTGAACTGTAGAAATCACATTGATGTAGGCTAtctaaaatagaataataacAAATTTAGAATATAAACAGTTTATGGATGTTAACAGGATATGTGGTAGATGACtgattatacagtatgtagaatatgattgtttgtttatttaatacatattttattcTAGACAGcattagaaaaagaaatatttctacATGAACATTGTGAAAATACCTTATATATGTTTACTAACTATTTATAAACTATAAACTCCAGGTGTTGGGAATTAATCAGTGTTTATGCAACTGGATTTTAAATTTTCTATCTGATATGAAGTAGGTGGTTAAGGTAGGTAACATGTCCTCTAGGCCTACGACCCTCAACACTGGGGCCCCTCAGGTTTGTGATCTCTCACCTCTGCTGTACTCCTTATACTAGCGATTGTCTATATCATTCTGAATCTGTGCAGATTATTAAATTTGTTAATGACACAACAGTGTCAAGTATGGTAAGGAATGGTGACTAATCAGGTTATAGTGCTGAGGTTGGAGCCCTAGTGGAGTGGTGTAAGGCAAACAACCTGGTTTTAAACATtgctaataaaaaataaatgatagtTGACTTCTGGAGGGGTGAGGAGGTCCTCCCTCCATTGGTCATCAATGATTAGATAGTGGAGAGGGTTGACACTTTTAAATTCCTTGGCACCACCATATGCCACACACTGTGTGGGAGGTTAACATCAGCCACATAATCAATAAGGCCCACCAGAGGCTTCACTTTCTATGCCAGCTTAAAAAGTTTGGTGTGACTAGGGAGGCGATGCTGCACTTCTTCAGTGCTACTGTGGAGAGTGTCCTCAAATTCTCAGTCACAGTGTGGAATGGCAACACAACCGTCCTTGAGAGGGGACAGTTTGAAAGAGTGGTGCGCACAGCTTCTAAGATCATTGGCTGTGACCTATAAGCCACACGTATCAGACGCAAATTGCAGGAGGTGGTAATCAACCCCTCTTACACTGCTAGCTCCCTCTTCAAACCCCTCCCCTCATGAAGGAAACTCCAGAGTCTTCAGTGTAGGACGTCTCGCCTCAGAAACAGCACATGTCCTGAGGCTGTTCAATTCTTGATCTCTGACACACAAGAACTTGCAGTAGCAGAGCAAGCATGGTCAACAAGCACTTTAAAAGTAGGTAGGTAGCAGCACAACACAACAAGcactttaaaacaaatgtagCAGCACAAAGCTCTTtaggtttttttccccacaagaTGATAATGGGTAAttttgacaccattgaccatcacattctattacagagactggaacatttaattggcattaaaggaactgcattaaactggtttaagtcctatttatcagatcgattCCAGTTTGTACACGTTAATGATGAATTCTCCACGCatgcaaaagttagacatggagttccacaaggttctgtgcttagaccaatactattcacctcATATATGCTccctttaggtaatattattcggAGCACTCCAtaagttttcattgttatgcagatgatacccaattatatttatcaatgaagccagatgaaaccaatcagttaactaaactctaAGCTTGCCTTAAGGATATAAAGActtggatgacctgcaattttctgctactaaactcagacaaaactgaagttattgtgcttggtcctaaacaccttagaaacacattatctaatgatataacTACTCTtgatggcattaccctggcctcaGTACCACTGTAaagaatctgggagttatctttgatcaggatatgtcctttaactcccaaaaaaaacaaatctcaaggactgcatttttcacttatgtaatatcacaaaaatcaggcacatcctgtccctaaaagatgcagaaaaactagttcacgcatttgttacttctaggctggattattgcaattccttattatcaggctgccctaacaagtctctaaagactctccagctggtccagaatgcagctgcacgagtactaacaaaaactataaaaatcaACAGTGTTGATATGGCAATGAagtattgaattgaattgaattgaactgttTGCATGTGTTCATTTTCAAGTATGTCTTTAGCATGAAAATCTGCTTTTTGACAGCTgacacaaaacaatattttactgTCAGAAAAGCAGTCTGCTGCGATATAATTTTGCTCCATTATTTGAGTCAAaagtttctttcttcttttcatgttAAGAAGAGAACTCAAACATCCAGATGCCTTTCTCAGAGTGTTGGTGCATAGGTGGATAACCAATCTAGAGACTGGATCtaaagacaagacagaaaaaaacacagaccaaGACGcttctttttaaaagtttaataaaCTTAAATTGTAGAGTTATTGGTAATTTCTAAATGATTGAGAAATGTATTATTAGATAcatatgattatatattttaattgaaatatttaaatttcagttgAGTAAACCATACTCTCTTGTTTCCAAGTAAATAGATTTTACAGTTCTGTTGGTTTGAACACATTTTCTCCACATGCATTTGTCATGATGGATCCATGACTAGTGAAGAGgttaatgaatgaatagtgGGGGAGAATCAGTAAAAAGACAAGTAAAAGGTAAAAATccaacatgtaaaaataaaagaaaacaacaaaaaacaataatgatgtaaCAAGTCACACAGGAATGACCACATTGGTCATATCCTGAATGAAACAAGTTCACACAGTACATTACtgaatatgtaattttttttttaacatgaatgACCTtgaatcttttaaaaatgtatcagttTATCattgtttggtgtgtttttatgtctctaATCCATCGCCATGTAAGTCCTGACTGCTGTGTCAGTATTGTAGTATCAATACTTTGTCTGGTGTATACTTACAGAGTGGCCGTACAATGTAAAGATAAATTTAATAATAGTAATCAATACAAAGAGATCAGGCAGTGTGATTGACAGGACAGATGATCAGAGGGGCGGAGTTTTTACCGCCATCATGAGGACAGGGACTGAAGTATGGgtagagt
The DNA window shown above is from Thunnus maccoyii chromosome 2, fThuMac1.1, whole genome shotgun sequence and carries:
- the LOC121913584 gene encoding E3 ubiquitin-protein ligase TRIM21-like; translation: MSTASCLRSEDQFLCSICLDVFTDPVTTSCGHNFCKNCITEHWNSNDQYLCPICKEVFITRPELHVNTLLSGMVSQFRQESRQEASSKAEIQQMIQKRRLKIQEIKHSVDLSKKDADREIAEGVRVFNVLKESIKRGEEIVKTIKERQKTTEKQADVFIKELEQEISKLMKRSSEVKQLSRSEDHLHLLQNIPSLKAALPTKDWTEVSVRPPSYEGTVVKAVAQVDKTLSKEMRKLFTEAELKRVQQYAVDVTLDPDTAHPKLILSGDGKKVNHGDAKKNLPDNPKRFTRYANVLGKQSFSSGRFYFEVQVKGKTDWTLGVARESINRKGEIPLSPQNGYWCIWLRNASVYEALTGVLIDLSLKSQPQKVGVFVDYEEGLVSFYDVDAAALIYSFTGCSFTEKLYPYFSPCLNDGGKNSAPLIICPVNQTA